One genomic segment of Pelagerythrobacter marensis includes these proteins:
- a CDS encoding UxaA family hydrolase: MTQTARLQAIRVNRADNVATALEALPAGASVQVEGAKIRIRDDVPAGHKFALADLAQGEPVIRFGAAIGHATRRAAAGEHVHRHNLATALSGEVAYRPAEASGPELIAEPLPAWQGYRRADGRFATRNEIWLLPTVGCVAPLVEDVARECAARHAGRIDAIAGFGHPHGCSQLGDDLTGTRRALASLCANPNAGGVVLVGLGCESNQLDDLVESVDPASRGKLRVVRAQDAGDERAETMRVVDELVDLLAPAERETAPASALAVGLKCGGSDALSGLTANPLLGLFSDRLAASGSKAILTEIPEIFGAEQALFSRATSPEVFEAAGALLNRFKRYFLDQGQPVSENPSPGNIAGGITTLEEKSLGAVQKGGQAPLVDVIDYGEQATRPGLTLLEAPGNDAVSSTALAAAGATMILFTTGRGTPLGFPVPTVKVASNSHLARDKAGWIDFDAGRMLDEGREAVAADFARRLLAIASGEPTAAERSGQRVISIWKRGVTL, encoded by the coding sequence ATGACACAAACCGCACGATTGCAGGCAATACGGGTCAACCGCGCCGACAACGTGGCAACCGCGCTGGAGGCGCTGCCTGCCGGTGCGTCGGTGCAGGTCGAAGGGGCAAAAATACGTATCCGCGACGATGTCCCGGCCGGTCACAAGTTCGCCCTGGCAGACCTGGCCCAGGGGGAGCCGGTGATCCGCTTCGGTGCGGCGATCGGCCATGCGACGCGGCGCGCGGCTGCGGGGGAACACGTGCACCGGCACAACCTCGCCACCGCGCTTTCGGGCGAAGTCGCCTATCGCCCGGCAGAGGCGTCGGGCCCGGAGCTGATCGCAGAGCCGCTGCCCGCATGGCAGGGTTACCGCCGGGCCGACGGGCGCTTCGCGACCCGCAACGAGATCTGGCTCCTGCCGACCGTCGGCTGCGTTGCGCCGCTGGTCGAAGACGTGGCGCGCGAATGCGCCGCGCGCCATGCCGGGCGGATCGACGCGATCGCGGGGTTCGGCCATCCGCACGGCTGTTCGCAGCTGGGTGACGACCTGACAGGGACGCGCCGCGCGCTGGCCAGCCTGTGCGCCAATCCCAATGCCGGCGGGGTAGTCCTGGTCGGCCTGGGCTGCGAGTCCAACCAACTCGACGACCTAGTCGAATCCGTCGATCCCGCGAGCCGCGGCAAGCTGCGCGTGGTCCGCGCGCAGGATGCGGGGGACGAGCGGGCGGAAACGATGCGCGTCGTGGACGAGCTGGTCGATCTCCTCGCCCCCGCGGAGCGTGAGACGGCACCGGCGTCGGCCCTGGCCGTCGGTCTCAAGTGCGGGGGTTCGGACGCGCTCTCCGGCCTTACCGCGAACCCCCTCCTCGGCCTGTTCAGCGACCGCCTGGCGGCCAGCGGGTCGAAAGCCATACTGACCGAGATCCCCGAAATCTTCGGCGCGGAACAGGCCCTGTTTTCCCGCGCCACCTCGCCCGAAGTGTTCGAGGCGGCAGGCGCCCTGCTCAACCGGTTCAAACGCTACTTCCTCGACCAGGGACAGCCGGTTTCCGAAAACCCCTCCCCCGGCAATATCGCCGGCGGCATCACCACGCTGGAGGAAAAGTCGCTGGGTGCGGTGCAGAAGGGGGGGCAGGCGCCGCTGGTCGATGTCATCGACTACGGCGAACAGGCCACCCGGCCCGGCCTGACGCTGCTGGAAGCGCCTGGCAACGACGCCGTATCCTCGACCGCGCTGGCAGCGGCCGGCGCGACGATGATCCTCTTCACCACCGGGCGGGGGACGCCGCTGGGCTTCCCGGTGCCGACGGTCAAGGTCGCCTCCAATTCGCACCTTGCGCGCGACAAGGCCGGGTGGATCGATTTCGACGCGGGGCGGATGCTGGACGAAGGACGCGAGGCCGTGGCCGCCGATTTCGCGCGCCGGCTGCTCGCCATTGCCAGCGGCGAGCCCACGGCTGCCGAACGCAGCGGTCAGCGGGTCATTTCGATCTGGAAGCGCGGCGTTACGCTCTAG
- a CDS encoding TRAP transporter substrate-binding protein, with the protein MGSSRFSSAAQGAVSRRRLLAGGLALSAAAALPGCKSRMSGLLTGADAHPADYPTVKAVEFMGQYLAERTGGRLGIKVYAGGQLGSETDTLEITSFGGLDLNRVNFAPLNSVEPMTLPFSLPFVFESVPHMRRVVDSEVGEEVLAAMEPHGLIGLCIYDSGARSFYNTRRAIRTPDDMAGLKLRVPASDLYVAMINALGANAVPIPFGEVYQSLAQGVIDGAENNWPSFVSARHYEVATYQSLTEHLLTPEALVMSKISWDRLSPEDQDLVREAARLSVGEMRRLWDLRVTEAKATIAASSVAVNEVEKEPFAALMRPVWEQFITTPQQKSVVERILAMREG; encoded by the coding sequence ATGGGGAGCAGCCGTTTCTCCTCCGCTGCACAGGGTGCAGTTTCCCGGCGGCGCCTGCTGGCCGGCGGGCTGGCGCTTTCCGCGGCAGCGGCCCTGCCCGGCTGCAAGTCGCGCATGTCCGGCCTGCTGACCGGGGCGGACGCCCATCCGGCTGACTACCCCACCGTGAAGGCGGTGGAGTTCATGGGCCAATACCTGGCCGAGCGGACGGGCGGGCGCCTGGGGATCAAGGTCTATGCCGGTGGCCAGCTGGGCAGCGAGACCGATACCCTGGAGATAACCAGCTTCGGCGGCCTGGACCTCAACCGCGTGAACTTCGCGCCGCTCAATTCGGTCGAACCGATGACGCTGCCGTTCTCGTTGCCGTTCGTCTTCGAATCGGTGCCGCACATGCGCCGCGTGGTCGACAGTGAAGTGGGCGAGGAAGTGCTCGCGGCGATGGAGCCACACGGCCTGATCGGCCTGTGCATTTACGATTCAGGCGCGCGCAGTTTCTACAACACGCGCCGTGCGATCCGCACGCCCGACGACATGGCCGGCCTGAAGCTGCGCGTGCCGGCATCGGATCTCTACGTGGCGATGATCAATGCGCTTGGCGCGAACGCCGTGCCAATCCCGTTCGGCGAAGTCTACCAGTCGCTGGCCCAGGGGGTGATCGACGGGGCGGAGAACAACTGGCCTTCGTTCGTCAGCGCACGCCATTACGAAGTTGCCACGTACCAGAGCCTGACCGAGCACCTGCTGACGCCTGAGGCGCTTGTGATGAGCAAGATAAGCTGGGATCGCCTCTCGCCCGAAGACCAGGACCTGGTGCGCGAAGCGGCCCGGTTGTCGGTCGGTGAGATGCGGCGCCTGTGGGATCTGCGCGTGACAGAGGCGAAGGCGACGATCGCCGCCTCCTCCGTCGCGGTGAACGAAGTCGAGAAAGAACCGTTCGCCGCGCTGATGCGCCCGGTCTGGGAACAGTTCATCACCACGCCACAGCAAAAATCGGTCGTCGAACGCATCCTTGCGATGAGGGAGGGTTGA
- a CDS encoding alpha/beta hydrolase, with amino-acid sequence MNSDRRSLLGAGLAVSLLGGARLAAQTPPPSASGAPPPGLPQPNETIDLWPEGAPGLPARLPVEQVEERSSDPLIADRAVRGVVVPRLSVFRPDRPNGAAVLLIPGGGYRHVVVDKEGYEMARWLSARGFTAFVLFYRLPYDGWAAGPDVCLSDAQRAMRLIRHRHADFALDPERVAAMGFSAGGHLCADLSTRFAHRTYDPVDDADQLGARPICAAPIYPVIAMQTSHAHAGSRERLLGPSPTGALEDAHSPHRNVPRDAPPFFILHAEDDDVVSVDNSLLLRAALKAREVPVETHLFRHGGHGFGLRKASGKPVAAWPDLWREWARGTGLT; translated from the coding sequence ATGAACAGCGATCGTAGATCTTTGCTCGGTGCGGGCCTCGCCGTCTCTCTTCTGGGCGGTGCCAGACTTGCCGCCCAGACCCCGCCGCCTTCTGCAAGCGGCGCTCCACCTCCCGGTCTGCCGCAGCCGAACGAAACGATCGATCTCTGGCCAGAAGGTGCTCCGGGTCTGCCCGCGAGACTGCCGGTCGAGCAGGTGGAGGAGCGTTCGAGCGACCCGCTGATAGCTGACCGTGCCGTGCGCGGTGTGGTGGTGCCCCGCCTTTCGGTGTTTCGGCCCGATCGGCCCAATGGCGCGGCGGTTCTGTTGATCCCGGGCGGCGGGTATCGCCATGTCGTGGTGGACAAGGAAGGCTATGAAATGGCGCGCTGGCTGTCCGCCCGCGGCTTCACGGCGTTCGTCCTGTTTTATCGCTTGCCCTACGACGGTTGGGCGGCAGGTCCCGACGTCTGCCTGTCGGATGCACAGCGCGCCATGCGGCTCATCCGGCATCGCCACGCCGATTTCGCACTCGATCCGGAGCGGGTTGCCGCCATGGGATTTTCCGCCGGCGGCCATTTGTGTGCCGATCTTTCGACACGGTTTGCCCATCGCACATACGATCCAGTGGACGATGCGGATCAATTGGGTGCCAGGCCGATCTGCGCCGCGCCGATCTATCCGGTGATCGCAATGCAGACATCGCACGCCCACGCAGGGTCGCGCGAACGGCTGCTCGGGCCTTCACCGACCGGCGCTCTTGAAGACGCGCATTCTCCGCATCGAAATGTGCCGCGCGATGCGCCGCCATTCTTTATTCTCCACGCAGAGGACGACGATGTGGTCTCGGTCGACAACAGTCTGCTTCTGCGTGCCGCGCTGAAGGCACGGGAAGTGCCGGTAGAAACCCATTTGTTCCGGCACGGCGGACATGGTTTCGGGCTGCGCAAGGCAAGCGGCAAGCCGGTCGCTGCCTGGCCGGATTTATGGCGTGAATGGGCACGCGGAACGGGGCTGACCTGA
- a CDS encoding TRAP transporter large permease, protein MELLVLFGVLFILLAIGVPVAFSLLAAALCCFAAMGIPPIVAVQRVAAGISVFTLMAIPFFIFAGDLMYRAGIADRLVRVADAAVGRVRGGLGIVDVGASMMFGAVSGSAIASASAIGSTMVPLMRDKGYPGDYAVNVTVTAAIVGLLIPPSHNMIIYSAASGIGVSIGDLFLAGIIPGLLTGAMLMLAAWVVARRRGLPVGRFPGWREFIRAAAYAIPGLMTAVIIMGGILSGFFTPTESSAVAVIYTVLIGAFVYRSLGWRGTWEAAAKSVRTASMVLFIIAAATAFGFALALLEVPAALASLIALMTENPLLTLLIINLMLLALGTFMDMAPLIVITTPIFLPVAMGVAVDPVHFGIIMMLNLGIGLVTPPVGSVLFVGSAVGKVPVTALVRTIWPFYLTLIAALLLITYVPALSLWLPQVIGQ, encoded by the coding sequence ATGGAACTCCTGGTCCTTTTCGGCGTGCTGTTCATACTGCTGGCGATCGGTGTGCCGGTGGCCTTTTCGCTGCTGGCGGCGGCGCTGTGCTGCTTTGCGGCGATGGGCATTCCTCCGATCGTCGCAGTTCAGCGCGTTGCCGCGGGCATCAGCGTGTTTACGCTGATGGCGATCCCGTTCTTCATCTTCGCGGGCGACCTGATGTACCGGGCGGGCATTGCCGACCGGCTCGTGCGCGTGGCGGACGCCGCCGTCGGCCGGGTTCGCGGCGGCCTCGGCATTGTCGATGTCGGTGCCTCGATGATGTTCGGCGCGGTGTCGGGTTCGGCCATTGCCAGCGCCTCTGCCATCGGCTCCACGATGGTGCCGTTGATGCGGGACAAGGGCTATCCCGGCGATTACGCGGTCAACGTTACCGTCACCGCGGCGATCGTCGGCCTGCTGATCCCGCCATCGCACAACATGATCATCTATTCGGCGGCTTCGGGGATCGGCGTTTCGATCGGCGACCTGTTCCTGGCCGGTATCATCCCGGGCCTGCTGACGGGGGCGATGTTGATGCTCGCCGCGTGGGTGGTGGCCCGGCGCCGCGGCCTGCCGGTGGGGCGCTTCCCCGGCTGGCGTGAATTCATCCGCGCTGCGGCCTATGCCATCCCCGGCCTGATGACGGCGGTCATCATCATGGGCGGCATTCTCAGCGGCTTCTTCACCCCCACCGAAAGCTCGGCCGTGGCGGTGATCTATACGGTGCTGATCGGCGCATTCGTCTATCGCAGTCTCGGCTGGCGGGGCACGTGGGAGGCGGCGGCCAAGTCCGTCCGGACAGCCTCGATGGTCCTGTTCATCATTGCCGCCGCGACGGCTTTCGGCTTCGCGCTGGCGCTGCTGGAAGTGCCGGCGGCGCTTGCCTCGCTGATCGCGCTGATGACCGAGAATCCGCTGCTGACCCTGCTGATCATCAATCTCATGCTCCTGGCGCTGGGCACGTTCATGGACATGGCCCCGCTGATCGTGATCACGACGCCGATCTTCCTGCCCGTGGCGATGGGCGTGGCGGTGGACCCGGTGCATTTCGGGATCATCATGATGCTGAACCTGGGCATCGGCCTCGTCACGCCGCCGGTGGGATCGGTGCTCTTCGTCGGCTCGGCAGTGGGCAAGGTGCCGGTGACCGCGCTGGTGCGCACGATCTGGCCGTTCTACCTGACCCTGATCGCGGCCCTGCTGCTAATCACTTATGTCCCGGCACTGTCGCTCTGGCTGCCGCAGGTTATCGGGCAATAG
- a CDS encoding family 43 glycosylhydrolase yields MTIDRRSLLVGSGAVGIAAPFGAFTSTAGAHEPAQATQRTYLRGFDNQRVPDQGNGTFLNPVISGDRPDPAILKDGDDYYVTFSTFDAYPGLTIWHSRDLVNWRPLKPALHRNIGSVWAPSLHKDRGRYLLYIPVKASPQNDIFVTWADAIEGPWSDPVPLGLHDHIDPCHAVAEDGSRWLFLSGGDRVRLSDDNLSLAGEVEHVYDPWRYPSDWIVEGFAPEGPKIHRIGDWFYMLTAVGGTAGPPTGHMVIAARARSLHGPWEHHPGNPLVRTTSIDEAWWSRGHASLVEAPDGSWWSLYHGYENGFWTLGRQCLMDPVRFTPDGWFEMTGGDLSQPIEKPRGGEAQPHGMALSDDFSGPLALGSKWAFFRPAPDEADRVHAGGGVLRLAGKGDAPSSGSPLLITAGDRSYRFECDIEIAPGGRAGLVLFYDHKLYCGLGFDADRFVTHQYGIERARPANPHGGRMRMRVTNREHIVTFDTSGDGGRTWHRFDRGMEVSGYHHNVRGGFHMLRPGLYAAGPGEAKFRDFRFTALDD; encoded by the coding sequence ATGACAATCGATCGTCGTTCTCTTCTCGTTGGTTCCGGGGCAGTCGGCATTGCCGCGCCTTTCGGAGCTTTCACATCGACTGCCGGAGCGCATGAGCCTGCCCAGGCGACGCAGCGCACCTACCTGCGCGGTTTCGACAACCAGCGGGTGCCCGACCAGGGTAACGGCACCTTCCTGAACCCGGTCATTTCGGGCGATCGCCCCGATCCGGCGATCCTCAAGGACGGTGACGACTATTACGTCACGTTCTCCACCTTCGATGCCTATCCCGGGCTGACGATCTGGCATTCGCGCGACCTGGTGAACTGGCGCCCGCTCAAGCCCGCGCTTCATCGCAACATCGGCTCCGTCTGGGCGCCCAGCCTGCACAAGGATCGCGGTCGCTACCTCCTCTACATCCCCGTCAAGGCAAGCCCGCAGAACGATATCTTCGTGACCTGGGCCGACGCGATCGAGGGGCCGTGGAGCGATCCTGTCCCACTGGGCCTGCACGATCACATCGATCCGTGCCACGCCGTCGCCGAAGACGGCAGCCGGTGGCTGTTCCTTTCGGGCGGCGACCGTGTGCGCCTGTCGGATGACAACCTCTCGCTCGCGGGCGAGGTCGAGCATGTTTACGATCCATGGCGCTATCCTTCTGACTGGATCGTCGAGGGGTTCGCGCCCGAAGGGCCGAAGATCCACCGGATCGGTGACTGGTTCTACATGCTTACCGCGGTCGGCGGGACAGCGGGGCCGCCCACCGGGCACATGGTCATCGCCGCGCGTGCACGCTCGCTTCATGGCCCATGGGAACACCATCCGGGCAACCCGCTGGTACGCACGACTTCGATCGACGAGGCCTGGTGGTCGCGCGGCCACGCCTCGCTGGTCGAGGCGCCCGACGGCAGCTGGTGGTCGCTCTATCACGGTTACGAAAACGGGTTCTGGACGCTGGGCCGTCAGTGCCTGATGGATCCGGTGCGCTTCACGCCCGATGGCTGGTTCGAAATGACCGGGGGCGACTTGTCGCAGCCAATCGAGAAGCCGCGCGGGGGCGAGGCGCAGCCGCATGGCATGGCGCTGTCCGACGATTTCTCCGGGCCGCTCGCCCTGGGCAGCAAGTGGGCATTCTTCCGCCCGGCGCCGGACGAGGCGGATCGTGTCCACGCCGGCGGCGGCGTCCTGCGGCTTGCGGGGAAGGGGGATGCACCGTCGAGCGGCTCGCCCCTGCTGATCACCGCCGGCGACCGCAGTTACCGTTTCGAGTGCGATATCGAGATCGCGCCCGGCGGACGGGCTGGTCTGGTGCTGTTTTACGACCACAAGCTCTACTGCGGGCTCGGATTCGACGCCGATCGCTTCGTGACGCACCAGTACGGGATCGAGCGGGCGCGCCCGGCCAATCCCCACGGCGGGCGGATGCGGATGCGGGTGACCAACCGTGAACATATCGTCACCTTCGACACCAGCGGCGACGGCGGGCGCACCTGGCACCGTTTCGACCGCGGGATGGAAGTATCCGGTTACCACCACAATGTCCGCGGGGGCTTCCACATGTTGCGCCCGGGGCTCTATGCCGCCGGACCGGGAGAGGCAAAGTTCCGCGATTTCCGTTTCACCGCGCTCGACGACTGA
- a CDS encoding TRAP transporter small permease codes for MAATIARWLIGFGAAGLIAMTAIIGWQVFGRFMLDSSPSWTEQASLILMIWYVMFASAAGVYEGFHIRITLLEEKLGDSSRGVARMVALVIALAGLVLLIYGAQLCWAVRGNAVPSLGLSRAVAYVPLPISGLLMTVFAIPQILRGRSPVEEGNA; via the coding sequence ATGGCCGCAACCATCGCGCGCTGGCTGATCGGCTTCGGCGCAGCCGGGCTGATCGCCATGACGGCAATCATCGGCTGGCAGGTCTTCGGTCGTTTCATGCTCGATTCGAGCCCGTCCTGGACCGAGCAGGCCTCGCTGATCCTGATGATCTGGTACGTCATGTTCGCCTCGGCCGCCGGCGTGTACGAAGGCTTCCACATCCGTATCACTTTGCTGGAAGAGAAGCTGGGCGACAGCAGCCGGGGCGTTGCACGGATGGTCGCGCTGGTCATCGCGCTCGCGGGTCTGGTGCTGCTGATCTACGGCGCGCAGCTTTGCTGGGCGGTAAGGGGCAATGCCGTGCCTTCGCTGGGATTGAGCCGGGCCGTTGCCTATGTCCCGCTGCCGATATCCGGCCTGCTGATGACCGTGTTCGCGATCCCGCAAATCCTGCGCGGCCGCAGTCCGGTAGAAGAGGGTAACGCCTGA